In the genome of Raphanus sativus cultivar WK10039 chromosome 4, ASM80110v3, whole genome shotgun sequence, one region contains:
- the LOC108850872 gene encoding uncharacterized protein LOC108850872: protein MEIEETNIIEVETKVMNLELDMESKNILSIRVRNLIKDFTEDESGTVTHIRERYIPLETHGITPSHICDLLRGQQVNESQHIGEKLANEINRSLTNDKTLREPVFVSVYVELVKERRLLVLQRLVEEHRVDFKGDKETQCSICIEDLSEKSQQSIIEIPNCLHMFHQNCLSEWLRRKNSCPLCRRSVRPRNWIKKQKLENFTASGVRIRFIDTHPYTN, encoded by the coding sequence ATGGAAATAGAAGAAACTAATATAATTGAAGTTGAAACGAAGGTGATGAATCTAGAGCTAGACATGGAGTCTAAGAACATTCTCTCAATCCGTGTACGCAATCTGATTAAAGATTTTACCGAAGACGAAAGTGGAACGGTAACACATATAAGAGAACGTTACATCCCCTTGGAGACACATGGCATCACGCCAAGTCATATCTGTGATCTCCTTCGTGGCCAGCAAGTTAATGAATCTCAGCACATAGGTGAAAAACTCGCAAACGAAATCAATCGTTCACTTACTAATGACAAAACTCTTCGAGAGCCTGTCTTCGTGAGCGTCTATGTTGAACTCGTCAAAGAGAGGCGTTTGTTGGTTCTGCAGAGATTGGTGGAAGAACATAGAGTGGATTTTAAAGGAGATAAAGAAACTCAGTGTTCAATTTGCATCGAGGATTTGTCCGAGAAGAGTCAACAAAGCATCATTGAGATTCCCAACTGTTTGCATATGTTtcatcaaaactgtctttccgAGTGGCTTCGTCGGAAAAACTCGTGTCCGTTGTGCCGGAGATCCGTACGACCTAGGAATTGGATCAAGAAACAGAAACTCGAAAACTTTACAGCTTCAGGGGTTCGGATTCGATTTATTGACACTCATCCTTATACTAATTAA